One segment of Sciurus carolinensis unplaced genomic scaffold, mSciCar1.2, whole genome shotgun sequence DNA contains the following:
- the Bsg gene encoding basigin isoform X2, protein MAAALLLLGFVLLGVRGASAAAGTISISVENVGSKTRLTCALNHSAAAVTGHQWVKGDKVLKEDTLSNLQTEFEVDMEDSSGRYFCVFLPESMGRAEITVSGPPKIKAVKKSEHANEGEAVTLVCKSDSYPPVTDWAWYKMVDSHYQVIANGSQSKFYVSSSEARSELRIQNLDMGTDPGTYVCNGTSQEGTAQAEITLRVRSRLAALWPFLGIVAEVLVLVTIIFIYEKRRKPDETLDDDDAGAAPLKSSGHHVNDKGKSVRQRNAT, encoded by the exons CGGGCACCATCTCGATCTCTGTGGAGAACGTTGGCTCCAAGACACGGCTCACCTGTGCCTTGAATCATAGCGCTGCCGCGGTCACTGGCCACCAGTGGGTGAAAGGCGACAAGGTGCTGAAGGAGGACACGCTGTCCAACCTGCAGACAGAGTTTGA GGTGGACATGGAGGACAGCTCGGGCAGGTACTTCTGTGTCTTCCTCCCTGAGTCCATGGGCAGGGCTGAGATCACAGTGAGCG GACCCCCCAAGATTAAGGCTGTGAAGAAGTCTGAGCACGCAAATGAGGGGGAGGCAGTCACTCTGGTCTGTAAGTCAGACTCCTACCCACCCGTCACCGACTGGGCCTGGTACAAAATGGTCGACTCCCATTACCAG GTCATCGCCAACGGCTCCCAGAGCAAGTTCTACGTGAGCTCCTCAGAGGCCAGGTCCGAGCTGCGCATCCAGAACCTGGACATGGGCACCGATCCTGGCACCTACGTGTGCAATGGCACCAGCCAGGAAGGCACGGCACAGGCTGAGATCACACTGCGTGTGCGCAGCCGCCTGGCCGCCCTCTGGCCCTTCCTGGGCATCGTGGCCGAGGTGCTGGTGCTGGTCACCATAATCTTCATCTACGAGAAGCGGCGAAAGCCAGATGAGACCCTGGATG ATGACGATGCCGGCGCAGCTCCACT GAAGAGCAGCGGGCATCATGTGAACGACAAGGGCAAGAGTGTCCGTCAGAGGAATGCCACCTGA
- the Bsg gene encoding basigin isoform X3 produces the protein MAAALLLLGFVLLGVRGASAAAGFIKSPLSQEGWAGGRVELHCQAVGSPVPEIQWWFEGNGPNDTCSQLWDGARLDRIHIHATYHQHAASSVSIDKLTMEDEGTYECRASNDPDRNHLTRAPRVKWVRAQASVVVLEPGTISISVENVGSKTRLTCALNHSAAAVTGHQWVKGDKVLKEDTLSNLQTEFEVDMEDSSGRYFCVFLPESMGRAEITVSGPPKIKAVKKSEHANEGEAVTLVCKSDSYPPVTDWAWYKMVDSHYQVIANGSQSKFYVSSSEARSELRIQNLDMGTDPGTYVCNGTSQEGTAQAEITLRVRSRLAALWPFLGIVAEVLVLVTIIFIYEKRRKPDETLDDDDAGAAPLKSSGHHVNDKGKSVRQRNAT, from the exons CTGGCTTCATCAAGTCTCCACTCTCCCAAGAGGGGTGGGCGGGGGGCCGTGTGGAGCTGCACTGCCAGGCCGTGGGCAGCCCTGTCCCCGAGATCCAGTGGTGGTTTGAAGGGAACGGTCCCAATGACACCTGCTCCCAGCTCTGGGATGGCGCCCGGCTGGACCGCATCCACATCCACGCCACCTACCACCAGCACGCGGCCAGTAGTGTGTCCATCGACAAGCTCACCATGGAGGACGAAGGCACCTACGAGTGCCGGGCCAGCAACGACCCCGACCGCAACCACCTGACCCGGGCACCCAGGGTCAAGTGGGTCCGTGCCCAGGCAAGCGTGGTGGTCCTCGAAC CGGGCACCATCTCGATCTCTGTGGAGAACGTTGGCTCCAAGACACGGCTCACCTGTGCCTTGAATCATAGCGCTGCCGCGGTCACTGGCCACCAGTGGGTGAAAGGCGACAAGGTGCTGAAGGAGGACACGCTGTCCAACCTGCAGACAGAGTTTGA GGTGGACATGGAGGACAGCTCGGGCAGGTACTTCTGTGTCTTCCTCCCTGAGTCCATGGGCAGGGCTGAGATCACAGTGAGCG GACCCCCCAAGATTAAGGCTGTGAAGAAGTCTGAGCACGCAAATGAGGGGGAGGCAGTCACTCTGGTCTGTAAGTCAGACTCCTACCCACCCGTCACCGACTGGGCCTGGTACAAAATGGTCGACTCCCATTACCAG GTCATCGCCAACGGCTCCCAGAGCAAGTTCTACGTGAGCTCCTCAGAGGCCAGGTCCGAGCTGCGCATCCAGAACCTGGACATGGGCACCGATCCTGGCACCTACGTGTGCAATGGCACCAGCCAGGAAGGCACGGCACAGGCTGAGATCACACTGCGTGTGCGCAGCCGCCTGGCCGCCCTCTGGCCCTTCCTGGGCATCGTGGCCGAGGTGCTGGTGCTGGTCACCATAATCTTCATCTACGAGAAGCGGCGAAAGCCAGATGAGACCCTGGATG ATGACGATGCCGGCGCAGCTCCACT GAAGAGCAGCGGGCATCATGTGAACGACAAGGGCAAGAGTGTCCGTCAGAGGAATGCCACCTGA
- the Hcn2 gene encoding potassium/sodium hyperpolarization-activated cyclic nucleotide-gated channel 2 translates to MDARGGGGRPGESPGATPAPGPPPPPPPAPPQQQPPPPPPPAPPPGPAPAPPQQPPRAEAAPPEAADEGGPRARLRSRDSSCGRPGTPGAAKGSPNGECGRGDPQCSPAGPEGPARGPKVSFSCRGAASGPAAAPGAAGPADEAGSEEAGPAGEPRGSQASFLQRQFGALLQPGVNKFSLRMFGSQKAVEREQERVKSAGAWIIHPYSDFRFYWDFTMLLFMVGNLIVIPVGITFFKDETTAPWIVFNVVSDTFFLVDLVLNFRTGIVIEDNTEILLDPEKIKKRYLRTWFLVDFVSSIPVDYIFLIVEKGIDSEVYKTARALRIVRFTKILSLLRLLRLSRLIRYIHQWEEIFHMTYDLASAVMRICNLISMMLLLCHWDGCLQFLVPMLQDFPSNCWVSINNMVNHSWSELYSFALFKAMSHMLCIGYGRQAPESMTDIWLTMLSMIVGATCYAMFIGHATALIQSLDSSRRQYQEKYKQVEQYMSFHKLPADFRQKIHDYYEHRYQGKMFDEDSILGELNGPLREEIVNFNCRKLVASMPLFANADPNFVTAMLTKLKFEVFQPGDYIIREGTVGKKMYFIQHGVVSVLTKGNKEMKLSDGSYFGEICLLTRGRRTASVRADTYCRLYSLSVDNFNEVLEEYPMMRRAFETVAIDRLDRIGKKNSILLHKVQHDLSSGVFNNQENAIIQEIVKYDREMAQQAELGQRVGLFPPPPPPQVTSAIATLQQAVAMSFCPQVARPLVGPLALGSPRLLRRAAPGPAPAASPPGAPASPRAPRTSPYGGAPGSPAAPRAGPVLPARRLSRASRPLSASQPSLPHGAPGPGPATSVRPASSSTPRLGPAPAARASGPSPDRRDSASPSAAGGLDPLDSARSRLSSNL, encoded by the exons ATGGACGCGCGCGGGGGCGGCGGGCGGCCCGGGGAGAGCCCGGGCGCGACCCCTGCGCcggggccgccgccgccgccgccgcccgcgcccccccagcagcagccgccgccgccgccgccgcctgcgCCGCCCCCGGGCCCCGCGCCCGCTCCCCCACAGCAGCCGCCGCGGGCCGAGGCGGCGCCCCCCGAGGCGGCGGACGAGGGCGGCCCGCGCGCCCGGCTCCGCAGCCGCGACAGCTCGTGCGGGCGCCCGGGCACCCCCGGCGCCGCCAAGGGCAGCCCAAACGGCGAGTGCGGGCGCGGCGATCCGCAGTGCAGTCCCGCGGGTCCCGAGGGCCCAGCGCGCGGCCCCAAGGTGTCGTTCTCGTGCCGCGGGGCGGCCTCGGGGCCCGCGGCGGCGCCGGGCGCGGCGGGGCCGGCGGACGAGGCCGGCAGCGAGGAGGCGGGCCCGGCAGGGGAACCTCGCGGCAGCCAGGCCAGCTTCCTGCAGCGCCAGTTCGGCGCGCTCCTGCAGCCCGGCGTCAACAAGTTCTCGCTGCGGATGTTCGGCAGCCAGAAGGCAGTGGAGCGCGAGCAGGAGCGCGTGAAATCGGCGGGGGCCTGGATCATCCACCCGTACAGCGACTTCAG GTTCTACTGGGACTTCACCATGCTGCTCTTCATGGTGGGGAACCTCATCGTCATCCCCGTGGGCATCACCTTCTTCAAGGACGAGACCACCGCCCCCTGGATCGTCTTCAACGTCGTCTCCGACACCTTCTTCCTGGTGGACCTGGTGCTCAACTTCCGCACGGGCATCGTGATCGAGGACAACACGGAGATCCTCCTGGACCCCGAGAAGATCAAGAAGCGGTACCTGCGCACCTGGTTCCTGGTGGACTTCGTGTCCTCCATCCCCGTGGACTACATCTTCCTCATCGTGGAGAAGGGCATCGACTCCGAGGTCTACAAGACGGCGCGCGCCCTGCGCATCGTGCGCTTCACCAagatcctcagcctcctgcggCTGCTGCGCCTGTCGCGGCTCATCCGCTACATCCACCAGTGGGAGGAG ATCTTCCACATGACCTACGACCTGGCCAGCGCGGTGATGCGCATCTGCAACCTCATCAGCATGATGCTGCTGCTGTGCCACTGGGACGGCTGCCTGCAGTTCCTGGTGCCCATGCTGCAGGACTTCCCCAGCAACTGCTGGGTGTCCATCAACAACATGGTG AACCACTCCTGGAGCGAGCTGTACTCCTTCGCGCTCTTCAAGGCCATGAGCCACATGCTGTGCATCGGCTACGGGCGGCAGGCGCCCGAGAGCATGACGGACATCTGGCTCACCATGCTGAGCATGATCGTGGGCGCCACCTGCTACGCCATGTTCATCGGCCACGCCACCGCCCTCATCCAGTCCCTGGACTCCTCCAGGCGCCAGTACCAGGAGAAG TACAAGCAGGTGGAGCAGTACATGTCCTTCCACAAGCTGCCGGCCGACTTCCGCCAGAAGATCCACGACTACTACGAGCACCGCTACCAGGGCAAGATGTTCGACGAGGACAGCATCCTGGGGGAGCTCAACGGCCCGCTGCGGGAG GAGATCGTCAACTTCAACTGCCGTAAGCTGGTGGCCTCCATGCCGCTGTTCGCCAACGCTGACCCCAACTTTGTGACAGCCATGCTGACCAAGCTCAAATTCGAGGTCTTCCAGCCAGGGGACTACATCATCCGGGAGGGAACCGTGGGCAAGAAGATGTACTTCATCCAGCACGGCGTGGTCAGCGTGCTCACCAAGGGCAACAAGGAGATGAAGCTGTCCGACGGCTCCTACTTCGGGG AGATCTGCCTGCTTACGCGGGGCCGGCGCACGGCCAGCGTGCGGGCCGACACCTACTGCCGCCTCTATTCGCTGAGCGTGGACAACTTCAACGAGGTGCTGGAGGAGTACCCCATGATGCGGCGCGCCTTCGAGACCGTGGCCATCGACCGCCTGGACCGCATCG GGAAGAAGAACTCGATCCTGCTGCACAAGGTGCAGCACGACCTCAGCTCGGGCGTGTTCAACAACCAGGAGAACGCCATCATCCAGGAGATCGTCAAGTACGACCGCGAGATGGCGCAGCAGGCCGAGCTGGGCCAGCGCGTCGGCCTcttcccgccgccgccgccgccgcaggtCACCTCCGCCATCGCCACGCTGCAGCAGGCAGTGGCCATGAGCTTCTGCCCGCAAGTGGCACGCCCCCTGGTGGGGCCGCTGGCGCTGGGCTCTCCCCGCCTCCTGCGCCGCGCCGCCCCCGGGCCCGCCCCCGCGGCCAGCCCCCCGGGCGCGCCCGCCAGCCCCCGGGCCCCGCGGACCTCGCCCTACGGCGGCGCGCCCGGCTCGCCCGCCGCCCCCCGCGCCGGGCCCGTGCTGCCCGCGCGCCGCCTGAGCCGCGCGTCACGCCCACTGTCCGCCTCGCAGCCCTCGCTGCCCCACGGCGCACCCGGACCCGGGCCCGCGACTTCCGTGCGTCCAGCCAGCAGCTCCACGCCGCGGCTGGGGCCAGCGCCTGCCGCCCGGGCTTCCGGGCCCAGCCCGGACCGCAGGGACTCGGCCTCACCCAGCGCCGCCGGCGGCCTCGATCCGCTGGACTCTGCGCGCTCGCGACTCTCGTCCAACTTGTGA
- the Polrmt gene encoding DNA-directed RNA polymerase, mitochondrial, whose amino-acid sequence MSVLSWGRSAAGVRRALRRSSSRPRAAPEEGTLDGFWGRRRSSSASPCEQDRRKDWGHAELLEVLQARVRQLQAEGESEVSVKRVEVARLSEGECQLPRKMEGQLCGRWAEKLAKEKRTMQKRKQRLQVKLQARAQQLDHKLQPRPLRLEPQLASGQLSSFLRRKAEESPESPWEEQLARVLQETPQKRLHKKQVPSDREAEAQLSGQQQKLLAFLECSLVSGHLPLAHHVLVSYHSRPRMRKLLTIPMYNTVMLGWARKGSLKELVYVFFMVKDAGLAPDLLSYAAALQCMGRLDQDANTVRRCLEQMARDGLQLQQLFTEVSLSREEQAMVLRAVAQAEPTFSPPPQPPPQVNTSTLLKEVYTKDGPVSYPKLHLPLQTLKDLFQQQLHVELTTRVHVQSVEKAPSMTKEMLQARKTLKALRVQWEAALRRALQEAKASLAHQAHEGRPTLYPFLCLLSERELVRMLMQVARSQGESLVVVAKDLGLRAFNRHMVQQKQLSSQVQALQQRYAQYLHLLASDTPVATPCLPRQYWEALGPPEAPPQQPWPLPVLMQLGKQLAELLVQAVRMPLDLAVPGGSSKLIPVLYHVYSFRSYRQIGILKPHPAFIELLVTAAEPRLTFETVDMPMLCPPLPWTSPHTGAFLLSPTKLMRAVEGTTQHQRLLEHCPPSNLHGALDTLTQLGNCAWRVNGQVLDLVLELFRDKGCSRLGVPPPPSEAPRPRESHLPPGAPPARKAELRRELASCLKVAREMHSLRADALYRLSLAQHLRHRVFWLPHNMDFRGRTYPCPPHFNHLGSDLARALLEFAEGRPLGPHGLDWLKIHLVNLTGLRKRDSLQARLAFADEMMDHILDSADQPMAGRKWWMDSEEPWQTLACCMEVARAVRAPDPAAYVSHLPVHQDGSCNGLQHYAALGRDSVGGASVNLLPSELPQDVYSGVAAQVEVFRRQDAARGVRVAQVLEGFISRKVVKQTVMTVVYGVTRYGGRLQIEKRLRELSDFPQEFVWDASHYLVRQVFSSLQEMFSGTRAIQHWLTESARLISQAGWAVEWVTPLGIPVVQPYHQDSKFLVKGGLQSITCSSSRDTSQKPNTLKQKNGFPPNFIHSLDSTHMMLTALHCYRKGLTFVSVHDCFWTHAANVPVMNQVCREQFVNLHSQPILQDLSQFLVKRFCSSPSTRRQSPSQRVLTTKLLETLLSVPKTGALDLEQVKHSTYFFS is encoded by the exons ATGTCGGTGCTGAGCTGGGGCCGCAGCGCGGCCGGAGTCCGCAGGGCATTGCGGCGGTCCTCGAGCCGCCCCCGGGCAGCGCCGGAGGAAG gaaCCCTCGATGGCTTCTGGGGCCGCAGAAGGAGCTCATCAGCCAGCCCCTGTGAGCAAGACCGCAGGAAAGACTGGGGTCATGCAGAACTGTTGGAGG TGCTGCAGGCGCGGGTAAGGCAGCTGCAGGCCGAGGGCGAGTCAGAGGTCTCTGTGAAGAGGGTGGAGGTGGCTCGACTCTCAGAAGGTGAATGCCAGCTACCCAGGAAGATGGAGGGGCAGCTCTGTGGCCGCTGGGCAGAAAAGCTGGCCAAGGAGAAGAGGACCATGCAGAAGCGGAAGCAGCGCCTGCAAGTGAAGCTGCAGGCACGTGCCCAGCAGCTGGACCACAAGCTGCAGCCCCGGCCACTGCGCTTGGAGCCCCAGCTGGCGAGTGGGCAGCTGTCCAGCTTCCTGCGGCGCAAGGCAGAGGAGAGCCCGGAGAGCCCCTGGGAGGAACAGCTGGCCCGGGTGCTGCAGGAGACCCCCCAGAAACGGCTGCACAAGAAGCAGGTCCCGTCGGACAGGGAGGCGGAGGCTCAGCTCTCGGGCCAGCAGCAGAAGCTCCTGGCGTTCTTGGAGTGCTCTCTGGTCAGTGGCCACCTGCCCCTCGCCCACCACGTGTTGGTCAGCTACCACAGCAGGCCCCGGATGCGGAAGCTGCTCACGATCCCCATGTACAACACCGTCATGCTTGGCTGGGCACGCAAG GGCTCTCTCAAGGAGCTGGTCTACGTCTTCTTCATGGTGAAAGACGCTGGCCTCGCCCCAGACCTCCTGTCCTATGCAGCTGCCCTCCAGTGCATGGGGCGGCTGGACCAGGATGCCAACACAGTCAGAAG GTGTCTGGAGCAGATGGCCCGGGATGgactgcagctgcagcagctctTCACAGAGGTGTCCCTCTCCAGGGAGGAGCAGGCTATGGTCCTGAGGGCTGTGGCCCAGGCTGAGCCCACCTTTAGCCCCCCaccacagcccccaccccaggtcaACACCTCTACACTGCTGAAGGAGGTTTACACCAAG GATGGCCCTGTGTCCTACCCGAAGCTGCACCTGCCCCTGCAGACCCTGAAGGACCTTTTCCAGCAGCAGCTCCATGTAGAGCTGACCACCAGGGTCCACGTCCAGTCTGTGGAGAAGGCCCCATCAATGACCAAGGAGATGCTGCAGGCG CGGAAGACCCTGAAGGCCCTGCGTGTGCAGTGGGAGGCTGCCCTGCGCCGGGCGCTGCAGGAGGCCAAGGCCAGCCTGGCTCACCAGGCGCACGAGGGCCGCCCCACGCTCTACCCCTTCCTGTGCCTGCTCAGTGAAAGGGAGCTGGTGCGCATGCTGATGCAGGTGGCGCGGTCCCAGG GCGAGTCGCTGGTGGTGGTGGCCAAGGACCTGGGTCTGCGGGCCTTCAACCGGCACATGGTGCAGCAGAAGCAGCTCAGCAGCCAGGTGCAGGCGCTGCAGCAGCGGTACGCGCAGTACTTGCACCTCCTGGCCTCCGACACCCCG GTGGCCACGCCCTGCCTGCCGAGGCAGTACTGGGAGGCGCTGGGGCCACCTGAGGCCCCGCCACAGCAGCCTTGGCCCTTGCCAGTGCTTATGCAGCTGGGCAAGCAGCTGGCCGAGTTGCTGGTGCAGGCCGTCCGCATGCCCCTGGACCTGGCTGTGCCCGGCGGCTCCAGCAAGCTCATCCCTGTGCTGTACCACGTCTACTCATTCCGAAGCTACCGCCAG ATCGGCATCCTGAAGCCACACCCAGCCTTCATAGAGCTTCTGGTGACTGCAGCGGAGCCCAGGCTGACCTTCGAGACGGTAGACATGCCCATGCTGTGCCCCCCGCTGCCCTGGACCTCGCCACACACTGGCGCCTTCCTTCTGAGCCCTACCAAGCTGATGCGTGCAGTGGAGGGCACCACCCAACATCAGCGCCTACTGGAGCACTGCCCGCCCTCCAACCTGCACGGTGCACTGGACACCCTTACCCAGCTGGGGAATTGCGCGTGGCGCGTCAACGGACAGGTGCTGGACCTGGTGCTGGAGCTCTTCAGGGACAAGGGCTGCTCCCGCCTGGGCGTGCCGCCACCCCCCTCGGAAGCACCCCGGCCCAGAGAAAGCCACCTCCCACCGGGCGCGCCCCCAGCGCGCAAGGCGGAGCTGCGGCGCGAGCTGGCCAGCTGCCTGAAGGTGGCGCGTGAGATGCACAGCCTGCGCGCCGACGCCCTCTACCGCCTCTCGCTGGCCCAGCACCTGCGGCACCGCGTCTTCTGGCTGCCCCACAACATGGACTTCCGGGGCCGCACCTACCCCTGTCCTCCCCACTTTAACCACCTTGGCAGTGACCTGGCTCGGGCCCTGCTGGAGTTCGCCGAGGGCCGTCCACTGGGCCCTCACGGCCTCGACTGGCTCAAGATCCACCTGGTGAACCTCACAGGGCTCCGGAAGCGGGACTCGCTGCAGGCCCGCTTAGCCTTCGCGGACGAGATGATGGACCACATCCTGGACTCTGCGGACCAGCCCATGGCG GGCCGGAAGTGGTGGATGGATTCTGAGGAGCCCTGGCAGACCCTGGCCTGCTGCATGGAAGTGGCGCGGGCCGTGCGGGCCCCAGACCCTGCTGCCTACGTCTCCCACCTGCCCGTGCACCAG GACGGCTCCTGCAATGGTCTGCAGCATTACGCGGCCCTGGGCCGGGACAGCGTGGGCGGCGCCTCCGTCAACCTGCTGCCCTCGGAGCTGCCGCAGGATGTGTACAGTGGGGTGGCCGCGCAG GTGGAGGTGTTCCGTAGGCAGGATGCCGCCCGGGGCGTGCGGGTGGCCCAGGTTCTCGAGGGCTTCATCAGCCGCAAGGTGGTGAAGCAGACGGTGATGACCGTGGTGTACGGGGTCACCCGCTATGGCGGGCGCCTGCAGATCGAGAAGCGCCTCCGGGAGCTGAGCGACTTCCCCCAG GAGTTCGTGTGGGACGCCTCCCACTACCTGGTGCGCCAGGTCTTCAGTAGCCTCCAGGAGATGTTCTCAGGCACCCGGGCCATCCAG CACTGGCTGACCGAGAGCGCCCGCCTGATCTCCCAGGCAGGCTGGGCGGTGGAGTGGGTCACGCCCCTGGGCATCCCCGTGGTCCAGCCCTACCACCAGGACTCCAAGTTTCTG GTCAAAGGCGGGCTCCAGAGCATCACCTGCAGCAGCAGTCGGGACACCAGCCA GAAGCCCAACACGCTCAAGCAGAAGAACGGCTTCCCGCCCAACTTCATCCACTCGCTGGACTCCACGCACATGATGCTGACAGCGCTGCACTGCTACAG GAAGGGGCTGACCTTCGTCTCTGTCCATGACTGCTTCTGGACCCACGCAGCCAATGTCCCCGTCATGAACCAG GTGTGCAGGGAGCAGTTCGTCAACCTGCACAGCCAGCCCATCCTTCAGGACCTGTCCCAGTTCCTGGTGAAGCGGTTCTGCTCCAGCCCCAG CACCAGGCGTCAGAGTCCATCTCAGCGTGTCCTGACCACTAAGCTGCTGGAGACGCTGCTGTCGGTGCCTAAAACGG GGGCCCTGGACCTGGAGCAGGTGAAGCACTCCACCTACTTCTTCAGCTGA
- the Bsg gene encoding basigin isoform X1, which translates to MEDEGTYECRASNDPDRNHLTRAPRVKWVRAQASVVVLEPGTISISVENVGSKTRLTCALNHSAAAVTGHQWVKGDKVLKEDTLSNLQTEFEVDMEDSSGRYFCVFLPESMGRAEITVSGPPKIKAVKKSEHANEGEAVTLVCKSDSYPPVTDWAWYKMVDSHYQVIANGSQSKFYVSSSEARSELRIQNLDMGTDPGTYVCNGTSQEGTAQAEITLRVRSRLAALWPFLGIVAEVLVLVTIIFIYEKRRKPDETLDDDDAGAAPLKSSGHHVNDKGKSVRQRNAT; encoded by the exons ATGGAGGACGAAGGCACCTACGAGTGCCGGGCCAGCAACGACCCCGACCGCAACCACCTGACCCGGGCACCCAGGGTCAAGTGGGTCCGTGCCCAGGCAAGCGTGGTGGTCCTCGAAC CGGGCACCATCTCGATCTCTGTGGAGAACGTTGGCTCCAAGACACGGCTCACCTGTGCCTTGAATCATAGCGCTGCCGCGGTCACTGGCCACCAGTGGGTGAAAGGCGACAAGGTGCTGAAGGAGGACACGCTGTCCAACCTGCAGACAGAGTTTGA GGTGGACATGGAGGACAGCTCGGGCAGGTACTTCTGTGTCTTCCTCCCTGAGTCCATGGGCAGGGCTGAGATCACAGTGAGCG GACCCCCCAAGATTAAGGCTGTGAAGAAGTCTGAGCACGCAAATGAGGGGGAGGCAGTCACTCTGGTCTGTAAGTCAGACTCCTACCCACCCGTCACCGACTGGGCCTGGTACAAAATGGTCGACTCCCATTACCAG GTCATCGCCAACGGCTCCCAGAGCAAGTTCTACGTGAGCTCCTCAGAGGCCAGGTCCGAGCTGCGCATCCAGAACCTGGACATGGGCACCGATCCTGGCACCTACGTGTGCAATGGCACCAGCCAGGAAGGCACGGCACAGGCTGAGATCACACTGCGTGTGCGCAGCCGCCTGGCCGCCCTCTGGCCCTTCCTGGGCATCGTGGCCGAGGTGCTGGTGCTGGTCACCATAATCTTCATCTACGAGAAGCGGCGAAAGCCAGATGAGACCCTGGATG ATGACGATGCCGGCGCAGCTCCACT GAAGAGCAGCGGGCATCATGTGAACGACAAGGGCAAGAGTGTCCGTCAGAGGAATGCCACCTGA